A region from the Equus asinus isolate D_3611 breed Donkey chromosome 3, EquAss-T2T_v2, whole genome shotgun sequence genome encodes:
- the SPARCL1 gene encoding SPARC-like protein 1 isoform X2 — MKTVLFFLYILGTTAAIPANVRFLSDHSQPTADPLSSVQQAESLAPDDTTVSIFRVEDSENEKETAASTEDHPNHGAEKSSILKSKEENYDQSADQDQSYSQELGLQDQEESESDLSENLENSPSKDTLDLKEDISEPQKKKLPENVDFLAPEVSSTADSNQQESITMTEENQEQPVNTSYPQLNRSSEHSQDLSDPGNQEQDPNTADGEEEEEQEPGEVATYNDNQEGERELPKEHVDSKQEGENTQSDDILEESNQPTQQSKMQKDELEQSNQEQEQNDSKAEVEEETASKINKHNQDTEQQGQEGKPGLEFISNHEEMDKKTVSEALLVDPTDDGNTIARKHGADDDGDDGPRHDASDDYFIPSEDFLEAERAQSISYHVRYEEERERALENENVDTNEPGEHQEAKKAESSPIEDESSSEGNMRVHGVDSCLNFQCKRGHICKADRQGKPHCVCQDPVTCPPSKLLDQVCGTDNHTYASSCHLFATKCRLEGTKKGHQLQLDYFGACKSIPACTDFEVIQFPLRMRDWLKNILMQLYEPNPEHAGYLNEKQRNKVKKIYLDEKRLLAGDHSIDLLLRDFKKNYHMYVYPVHWQFSELDQHPMDRVLTHSELAPLRASLVPMEHCITRFFDECDPNKDKHITLKEWGHCFGIKEEDIDENLLF; from the exons ATGAAGACGGtgctttttttcctatatattttggGAACCACTGCAGCAATCCCG GCAAACGTAAGATTCCTATCTGATCATTCCCAACCAACCGCTGATCCCTTGAGTTCCGTACAACAGGCTGAATCACTGGCACCTGATGACACTACAGTCTCCATTTTCAGGGTTGAagattcagaaaatgaaaaggaaactgcagcatCCACAGAAGACCATCCAAACCATGGG gctgaaaaatctTCAATATTAAAGTCAAAGGAGGAAAACTATGACCAGTCAGCAGATCAGGACCAGAGTTATAGCCAAGAGCTGGGATTACAGGATCAAGAAGAAAGTGAAAGTGACTTAAGTGAGAATTTAGAGAATTCACCATCTAAAGATACATTGGAtctaaaagaagatataagtgagcctcaaaagaaaaaactccCAGAGAACGTTGACTTCCTTGCTCCTGAAGTTAGTTCCACTGCAGACTCTAACCAACAGGAAAGCATCACAATGACAGAGGAAAACCAAGAACAGCCTGTAAATACTTCTTATCCTCAATTAAACAGGAGCAGTGAACATAGCCAAGACCTAAGTGATCCAGGAAACCAAGAGCAGGATCCAAATACTGCcgatggagaagaggaagaggaacaaGAGCCAGGTGAAGTTGCTACCTACAATGACAaccaagaaggagagagagaactccCCAAGGAGCATGTTGACAGCAAGCAGGAAGGGGAGAACACCCAATCTGATGATATTTTGGAAGAGTCCAACCAACCAACTCAGCAAAGCAAGATGCAGAAAGATGAACTGGAGCAGAGTAACCAAGAACAAGAACAGAATGACTCCAAAGCAGAAGTGGAAGAAGAAACTGCATCAAAAATTAATAAGCACAATCAAGATACTGAACAGCAGGGCCAAGAGGGAAAACCTGGCCTTGAATTTATCAGCAACCACGAGGAGATGGATAAAAAGACTGTTTCCGAGGCTTTGCTCGTAGATCCTACTGATGATGGTAACACCATAGCCAGAAAGCATGGGgctgatgatgatggtgatgatggcccCAGACACGATGCAAGTGACGACTACTTCATCCCAAGCGAGGACTTCCTGGAGGCTGAAAGAGCTCAATCCATCAGCTATCACGTCCGATatgaggaggaaagggaaagagcaCTTGAGAATGAGAATGTAGACACCAATGAACCTGGAGAACACCAAGAG GCCAAGAAAGCAGAGAGCTCACCGATCGAAGATGAAAGTTCAAGTGAAGGCAACATGAGGGTGCATGGTGTTG ATTCTTGCCTGAACTTCCAGTGTAAAAGAGGACACATCTGTAAGGCTGACCGACAGGGAAAACCGCACTGTGTTTGCCAAGATCCAGTGACTTGTCCGCCTTCAAAACTCCTTGACCAA GTTTGCGGCACTGACAATCACACCTACGCCAGCTCCTGTCATCTGTTTGCTACTAAGTGCAGACTGGAGGGGACCAAAAAGGGCCACCAACTGCAGCTGGATTATTTCGGTGCCTGCAAAT CTATTCCTGCTTGTACGGACTTCGAAGTAATTCAATTTCCTCTAAGGATGAGGGACTGGCTCAAGAATATCCTCATGCAGCTTTATGAGCCTAACCCTGAGCACGCTGGATATCTAAatgagaagcagagaaataaa GTCAAGAAAATTTACCTGGATGAAAAGAGACTCTTGGCTGGGGACCATTCCATTGACCTTCTCTTAAGGGACTTTAAGAAAAACTACCACATGTATGTGTATCCTGTGCACTGGCAGTTTAGTGAACTTGACCAGCATCCTATGGACAG
- the SPARCL1 gene encoding SPARC-like protein 1 isoform X1, whose product MKQLAFAKDLESMKTVLFFLYILGTTAAIPANVRFLSDHSQPTADPLSSVQQAESLAPDDTTVSIFRVEDSENEKETAASTEDHPNHGAEKSSILKSKEENYDQSADQDQSYSQELGLQDQEESESDLSENLENSPSKDTLDLKEDISEPQKKKLPENVDFLAPEVSSTADSNQQESITMTEENQEQPVNTSYPQLNRSSEHSQDLSDPGNQEQDPNTADGEEEEEQEPGEVATYNDNQEGERELPKEHVDSKQEGENTQSDDILEESNQPTQQSKMQKDELEQSNQEQEQNDSKAEVEEETASKINKHNQDTEQQGQEGKPGLEFISNHEEMDKKTVSEALLVDPTDDGNTIARKHGADDDGDDGPRHDASDDYFIPSEDFLEAERAQSISYHVRYEEERERALENENVDTNEPGEHQEAKKAESSPIEDESSSEGNMRVHGVDSCLNFQCKRGHICKADRQGKPHCVCQDPVTCPPSKLLDQVCGTDNHTYASSCHLFATKCRLEGTKKGHQLQLDYFGACKSIPACTDFEVIQFPLRMRDWLKNILMQLYEPNPEHAGYLNEKQRNKVKKIYLDEKRLLAGDHSIDLLLRDFKKNYHMYVYPVHWQFSELDQHPMDRVLTHSELAPLRASLVPMEHCITRFFDECDPNKDKHITLKEWGHCFGIKEEDIDENLLF is encoded by the exons ATCTAGAAAGCATGAAGACGGtgctttttttcctatatattttggGAACCACTGCAGCAATCCCG GCAAACGTAAGATTCCTATCTGATCATTCCCAACCAACCGCTGATCCCTTGAGTTCCGTACAACAGGCTGAATCACTGGCACCTGATGACACTACAGTCTCCATTTTCAGGGTTGAagattcagaaaatgaaaaggaaactgcagcatCCACAGAAGACCATCCAAACCATGGG gctgaaaaatctTCAATATTAAAGTCAAAGGAGGAAAACTATGACCAGTCAGCAGATCAGGACCAGAGTTATAGCCAAGAGCTGGGATTACAGGATCAAGAAGAAAGTGAAAGTGACTTAAGTGAGAATTTAGAGAATTCACCATCTAAAGATACATTGGAtctaaaagaagatataagtgagcctcaaaagaaaaaactccCAGAGAACGTTGACTTCCTTGCTCCTGAAGTTAGTTCCACTGCAGACTCTAACCAACAGGAAAGCATCACAATGACAGAGGAAAACCAAGAACAGCCTGTAAATACTTCTTATCCTCAATTAAACAGGAGCAGTGAACATAGCCAAGACCTAAGTGATCCAGGAAACCAAGAGCAGGATCCAAATACTGCcgatggagaagaggaagaggaacaaGAGCCAGGTGAAGTTGCTACCTACAATGACAaccaagaaggagagagagaactccCCAAGGAGCATGTTGACAGCAAGCAGGAAGGGGAGAACACCCAATCTGATGATATTTTGGAAGAGTCCAACCAACCAACTCAGCAAAGCAAGATGCAGAAAGATGAACTGGAGCAGAGTAACCAAGAACAAGAACAGAATGACTCCAAAGCAGAAGTGGAAGAAGAAACTGCATCAAAAATTAATAAGCACAATCAAGATACTGAACAGCAGGGCCAAGAGGGAAAACCTGGCCTTGAATTTATCAGCAACCACGAGGAGATGGATAAAAAGACTGTTTCCGAGGCTTTGCTCGTAGATCCTACTGATGATGGTAACACCATAGCCAGAAAGCATGGGgctgatgatgatggtgatgatggcccCAGACACGATGCAAGTGACGACTACTTCATCCCAAGCGAGGACTTCCTGGAGGCTGAAAGAGCTCAATCCATCAGCTATCACGTCCGATatgaggaggaaagggaaagagcaCTTGAGAATGAGAATGTAGACACCAATGAACCTGGAGAACACCAAGAG GCCAAGAAAGCAGAGAGCTCACCGATCGAAGATGAAAGTTCAAGTGAAGGCAACATGAGGGTGCATGGTGTTG ATTCTTGCCTGAACTTCCAGTGTAAAAGAGGACACATCTGTAAGGCTGACCGACAGGGAAAACCGCACTGTGTTTGCCAAGATCCAGTGACTTGTCCGCCTTCAAAACTCCTTGACCAA GTTTGCGGCACTGACAATCACACCTACGCCAGCTCCTGTCATCTGTTTGCTACTAAGTGCAGACTGGAGGGGACCAAAAAGGGCCACCAACTGCAGCTGGATTATTTCGGTGCCTGCAAAT CTATTCCTGCTTGTACGGACTTCGAAGTAATTCAATTTCCTCTAAGGATGAGGGACTGGCTCAAGAATATCCTCATGCAGCTTTATGAGCCTAACCCTGAGCACGCTGGATATCTAAatgagaagcagagaaataaa GTCAAGAAAATTTACCTGGATGAAAAGAGACTCTTGGCTGGGGACCATTCCATTGACCTTCTCTTAAGGGACTTTAAGAAAAACTACCACATGTATGTGTATCCTGTGCACTGGCAGTTTAGTGAACTTGACCAGCATCCTATGGACAG